One Pseudomonas brassicacearum genomic region harbors:
- a CDS encoding spinster family MFS transporter codes for MQNSTQAANAWRILFLLFLANLFNFFDRTIPAIIIEPIRMEWSLSDFQIGIIGTAFTIVYAIAGLPLGRMADTGSRSKLMGWGLATWSALTAVNGLVGSFWAFLVVRMGVGIGEASYAPAANSLIGDLFPAHRRARAMGIFMLGLPIGLLLAFFTIGAMVKAFDSWRAPFFIAAVPGLVLALFMFFIKEPKRGAAETVQVSQEKVDRPIRRVLAIPTFLWLVLAGLCFNFATYACNSFLVPMLQRYFLMPLHEAAVATGIMVGVTGLFGLTLGGWVADKIHQRVPNGRLLFAAFSLAISTVTTAWALHAGRIEIGVFVAVFSVGWLFAYNFYTCVYTAIQDVVEPRLRATAMALYFAGLYLLGGGLGPVVVGGLSDYFARTAMAAAGVDQMTEAFKAIGLHDAMYLIPVGLLLTMLFLFLASRCFVRDAKRMKEGMSVVGEPGVVVAATA; via the coding sequence ATGCAGAACTCGACCCAAGCGGCGAATGCCTGGCGCATTCTGTTCCTGCTGTTTCTGGCCAATCTGTTCAACTTCTTCGACCGCACCATTCCGGCAATCATCATTGAGCCGATCCGTATGGAATGGAGCCTCAGCGACTTCCAGATCGGCATCATCGGCACCGCCTTCACCATCGTCTACGCCATTGCCGGGTTGCCGCTGGGGCGCATGGCCGATACCGGTTCGCGCAGCAAATTGATGGGTTGGGGCCTGGCGACCTGGAGCGCGCTGACGGCGGTCAACGGCCTGGTGGGCAGTTTCTGGGCGTTCCTGGTGGTGCGCATGGGCGTTGGCATCGGTGAAGCCAGTTACGCGCCGGCGGCCAACTCGCTGATTGGCGATCTGTTCCCGGCCCATCGCCGGGCGCGGGCCATGGGCATCTTTATGTTGGGCCTGCCAATTGGCTTGCTGTTGGCCTTCTTCACCATCGGGGCGATGGTCAAGGCTTTCGACAGCTGGCGTGCGCCGTTCTTTATCGCAGCCGTGCCGGGGTTGGTGCTGGCCTTGTTCATGTTCTTCATCAAGGAACCCAAGCGCGGCGCGGCGGAAACCGTGCAGGTGTCCCAGGAAAAGGTCGACCGGCCGATCCGTCGGGTGCTGGCGATTCCTACATTCCTGTGGTTGGTGCTGGCGGGGCTGTGCTTCAACTTCGCCACCTATGCCTGCAATTCATTCCTGGTGCCGATGCTGCAACGTTACTTCCTGATGCCGCTGCACGAGGCCGCGGTGGCCACCGGGATCATGGTGGGCGTGACCGGGTTGTTCGGCTTGACCCTTGGCGGTTGGGTCGCCGATAAGATTCATCAGCGGGTGCCCAATGGTCGGCTGCTGTTCGCGGCGTTCAGCCTGGCCATTTCGACGGTCACCACGGCGTGGGCACTGCATGCCGGGCGAATTGAAATCGGCGTGTTCGTGGCGGTGTTCAGTGTGGGGTGGTTGTTTGCCTATAACTTTTACACCTGCGTCTACACCGCGATCCAGGACGTGGTGGAACCACGCCTGCGGGCCACGGCGATGGCATTGTACTTTGCCGGTTTGTATTTGCTCGGCGGTGGCCTGGGTCCGGTGGTGGTCGGTGGCCTGTCCGATTATTTCGCTCGCACGGCCATGGCGGCTGCGGGTGTCGATCAAATGACCGAAGCGTTCAAGGCCATCGGCTTGCATGATGCGATGTACCTGATACCGGTCGGGCTGCTCTTGACCATGCTGTTTTTGTTTCTGGCGTCGCGCTGTTTTGTGCGCGATGCCAAGCGGATGAAGGAGGGGATGAGTGTGGTGGGGGAGCCGGGAGTGGTGGTGGCGGCGACGGCTTAG
- a CDS encoding DUF2288 domain-containing protein, with product MNQEPSTLYAKLLGETAPITWKELEPFFAKGALLWVDPALDLIAAAEAVAQDEGTKVAAWLAAEQVAKLSETRALDFLERDPQLWAVVVSPWILIQERASN from the coding sequence ATGAATCAAGAACCTAGCACCCTCTATGCCAAACTGCTTGGTGAAACCGCACCTATTACTTGGAAAGAGCTGGAGCCGTTCTTCGCCAAGGGTGCCCTATTGTGGGTCGATCCGGCACTGGATTTGATCGCCGCTGCCGAGGCCGTTGCCCAGGACGAAGGTACCAAAGTCGCCGCCTGGCTGGCCGCCGAGCAGGTCGCCAAGCTGTCTGAAACGCGGGCGCTGGATTTTCTGGAGCGTGATCCGCAGCTTTGGGCAGTGGTGGTTTCACCCTGGATTTTGATCCAGGAAAGAGCGTCGAACTGA
- a CDS encoding branched-chain amino acid ABC transporter substrate-binding protein has translation MTKATKQISKLFAAMVLAGVASHSFAADTIKIGIAGPKTGPVAQYGDMQFSGAKMAIEQINAKGGVDGKKLEAVEYDDACDPKQAVAVANKVVNDGIKFVVGHLCSSSTQPASDIYEDEGVIMITPAATSPDITARGYKMIFRTIGLDSAQGPAAGNYIADHVKPKIVAVLHDKQQYGEGIASAVKKTLEGKGVKVAVFEGVNAGDKDFSSMIAKLKQANVDFVYYGGYHPELGLILRQSQEKGLKAKFMGPEGVGNDSISQIAKESSEGLLVTLPKSFDQDPANIALADAFKAKKEDPSGPFVFPSYSAVTVIADAIKAAKSEDAGKVAEAIHAGTFKTPTGDLSFDKNGDLKDFKFVVYEWHFGKPKTEASPQ, from the coding sequence ATGACTAAGGCTACTAAGCAGATTTCCAAACTGTTTGCCGCTATGGTTCTGGCCGGGGTTGCCAGCCATTCGTTTGCCGCCGACACCATCAAGATCGGCATCGCCGGCCCAAAAACCGGCCCTGTAGCCCAGTACGGCGACATGCAGTTCAGTGGCGCCAAGATGGCCATCGAACAGATCAACGCCAAGGGTGGCGTCGACGGCAAGAAACTTGAAGCCGTTGAGTACGATGACGCCTGTGATCCAAAACAAGCGGTCGCGGTCGCGAACAAAGTCGTCAACGACGGCATCAAGTTCGTGGTTGGCCACCTGTGCTCCAGCTCCACCCAGCCGGCTTCGGACATCTATGAAGACGAAGGCGTGATCATGATCACCCCGGCCGCTACCAGCCCGGACATCACCGCTCGCGGCTACAAGATGATCTTCCGCACCATCGGCCTGGACAGCGCCCAAGGCCCTGCGGCCGGCAACTACATCGCCGACCACGTCAAGCCGAAAATCGTTGCGGTCCTGCACGACAAGCAGCAGTACGGTGAAGGCATTGCCAGCGCTGTGAAGAAAACCCTCGAAGGCAAAGGCGTCAAGGTTGCTGTGTTCGAAGGCGTAAACGCCGGCGACAAAGACTTCTCCTCGATGATCGCCAAGCTCAAGCAAGCCAACGTCGACTTCGTCTACTACGGCGGCTACCACCCAGAGCTGGGCCTGATCCTGCGTCAATCCCAGGAAAAAGGCCTGAAAGCCAAGTTCATGGGTCCGGAAGGCGTGGGTAACGACTCGATTTCGCAGATCGCCAAGGAGTCCTCCGAAGGCCTGCTGGTGACCCTGCCGAAATCCTTCGACCAGGATCCAGCCAACATCGCCCTGGCTGACGCATTCAAAGCCAAGAAGGAAGACCCAAGCGGTCCGTTCGTGTTCCCGTCCTACTCCGCAGTGACCGTGATCGCTGACGCCATCAAGGCTGCCAAGAGCGAAGACGCAGGCAAAGTGGCTGAAGCCATCCACGCCGGCACCTTCAAGACCCCTACCGGTGACTTGAGCTTCGACAAGAACGGCGACCTGAAAGACTTCAAGTTCGTGGTTTACGAGTGGCATTTCGGCAAACCTAAAACCGAAGCTTCGCCTCAGTAA
- a CDS encoding IS256 family transposase yields MPTKKKPALRELPKIPKELLEQFTDGPMTAEAIEDASAAFKKALIERALSAELGHHLGYPPGAQRPEDETNQRNGKSGKTVLTGDGPLRLDIPRDRDGSFSPILIPKHERRYTGFDDKIIAMYARGMTVREIRAFLSEQYGTDVSPDFISSVTDEVMAEIGAWQQRPLEPMYPVIFFDALRVKIREEGLVRNKAIYLALGVLPDGTRDILGIWIETTEGAKFWMKVFNDLKTRGVEDVLIAVTDGLKGMPEALSAVFPDTTLQTCIVHLIRNSLDYAAWDKRRELAKALKPIYQAVTAEAAEQALDAFESGPWGKQYPTVVAAWRRAWDRVIPFFVFPPAIRKVIYTTNAIESINAQLRKIIKTRGHFPTDDAATKLIWLGLRNITANWGSAAHDWKSAMNQFAILYGDRFIRPTW; encoded by the coding sequence ATGCCAACCAAGAAGAAACCCGCGTTGCGAGAGCTGCCGAAAATCCCGAAAGAGCTGCTTGAGCAATTTACCGATGGACCGATGACCGCTGAAGCCATTGAGGATGCCTCTGCGGCGTTCAAGAAGGCTTTGATCGAGCGAGCCTTGAGTGCTGAGCTTGGCCACCACCTGGGCTATCCGCCGGGCGCGCAGCGCCCAGAGGATGAAACCAACCAGCGCAATGGCAAAAGCGGCAAGACGGTTCTAACCGGTGATGGTCCGCTCCGACTGGATATTCCTCGCGACCGGGACGGCAGTTTTTCTCCCATCCTGATCCCCAAACACGAGCGGCGTTACACTGGGTTCGACGACAAGATCATCGCCATGTATGCCCGCGGAATGACTGTTAGAGAGATCCGTGCGTTTCTTTCCGAGCAGTACGGTACGGACGTTTCTCCCGACTTCATTAGCTCTGTAACCGACGAAGTCATGGCAGAGATCGGTGCCTGGCAACAGCGGCCTTTGGAGCCGATGTATCCGGTTATTTTCTTCGATGCTCTGCGGGTCAAAATCCGCGAAGAGGGGCTGGTTCGCAACAAGGCAATCTACCTGGCCTTGGGTGTTTTGCCTGACGGAACACGCGATATTCTCGGCATTTGGATCGAAACGACCGAGGGCGCCAAATTCTGGATGAAGGTGTTCAACGACCTCAAGACACGCGGCGTCGAAGACGTGTTGATTGCTGTGACCGATGGCCTTAAAGGCATGCCGGAAGCTCTCAGCGCTGTATTTCCGGACACGACACTGCAAACATGCATTGTTCATCTGATCCGCAACAGTCTTGATTACGCGGCTTGGGATAAGCGCCGCGAACTGGCCAAGGCGCTCAAACCGATCTATCAGGCAGTCACCGCCGAAGCGGCCGAGCAAGCGCTGGATGCGTTTGAAAGCGGGCCATGGGGCAAGCAGTATCCGACGGTAGTGGCTGCTTGGCGCCGCGCTTGGGATCGTGTGATTCCTTTTTTCGTTTTCCCGCCGGCGATCCGAAAAGTGATCTACACGACCAACGCCATTGAGAGCATCAACGCTCAACTGCGCAAGATCATCAAGACCCGAGGCCACTTCCCGACCGACGATGCGGCGACCAAGCTGATCTGGCTTGGGCTGCGCAATATCACAGCAAACTGGGGTTCAGCGGCCCATGACTGGAAAAGTGCGATGAATCAATTCGCGATTCTGTACGGAGATCGATTTATCAGACCGACCTGGTAA